The genomic interval tcctgctgtttctcctgttgttcctcctgctgttcctcccATTGTTTCTCCTGTTGCTTCTGTTGTTTCTCCTGTGTCTCCTGTTGTTTCTCCTGCTGtttctcctgctgttcctccCGTTGGttctcctgttcctcctgttgttcctcctgctgttcctctggttgtttctcctgctgttcctccaGTTGTTCCTCCttttgttcctcctgttcctcctgccgTTTCTCCtgttgttcctcctgttcctcctgccgttcctcctgctgtttctcctgttcctcctgttgttcctcctgctgttcctcccATTGTTTCTCCTGTTGCTTCTGTTGTTTCTCCTGTGTCTCCTGCTGtttctcctgctgttcctccCGCTGGttctcctgttcctcctgttgttcctcctgctgttcctctggttgtttctcctgctgttcctccggttgttcctcctgttcctcctgccgTTCCTCCCGCCGTTTCTCCTGTTCCTCCTTTTGtttctcctgttcctcctgttgtTCCTCCTGCCGTTCCTCCCGTTGtttctcctgctgttcctcctgcCGTTCCTCCCGTTGtttctcctgctgttcctccggttgtttctcctgctgttcctcctgttgttTCTCTTGCCGTTCCTCTGGTTGGTCttgctgttcctcctgctgttccacctgttgtttctcctgttgttcctcctgttcctcctgccgTTTCTCCtgttgttcctcctgttcctcctgccgTTTCTCCtgttgttcctcctgttcctcctgccgttcctcctgctgtttctcctgttcctcctgccgTTCCTCCCGCTGTTCCTCCCGCTGTTCCTCCTGCTATTCCTCCTGCCGTTCCTCCCGTTGTTTCTCCTGTTGCTTCTGTTGtttctcctgctgttcctcctgttgtttctcctgctgttcctccGGTTATTTCTCCTGTTGTCTCTCTTGCCGTTCCTCTGGTTGGTCttgctgttcctcctgctgttccacctgttgtttctcctgttgttcctcctgttcctcctgccgTTCCTCCCGCTGGTTCTCCTGTTCCTTCTGttgttcctcctgctgttcctccggttgtttctcctgctgttcctcctgctgtttcTCTTGCCGTTCCTCTGGTTAGTCttgctgttcctcctgctgttccACCTGTTGTTTCTCCTGTTGTTCCTCCTGCCGTTCCTCCCGTTGGTTCTCTTGTTGCTCCTGTTGTTTCTCCTGCTGTTCCTTCTGttgttcctcctgctgttcctcctgctgttcctctggttgtttctcctgctgttcctccGGTTGTTTCTCTTGCCGTTCCTCTGGTTGCTCttgctgttcctcctgctgttccacctgttgtttctcctgctgttcctcctgttgttcctcctgctgttcctccggttgttcctcctgctgttcctccgGTTGTTCCTCCCATTGTTTCTCCTGTTGTTTCTCCTGCTGTTTCTCCTGCCGTTCCTCCCGTTGGTTCTCCTGTTGCTCCTGCTGTTCCTCCGGTTGTTTCTCCTGCTGTTCTTCCGGTTGtttctcctgctgttcctccGGTTGTTTCTCTTGCCGTACCTCTGGTTGGTCttgctgttcctcctgctgttccACCTGTTGTTTCTCCTGTTGTTCCTCCTGCCATTCCTCCCGCTGtttctcctgttcctcctgttgttcctcctgctgttcctcccATTGTTTCTCCTGTTGCTTCTGTTTCTCCtgttgttcctcctgttcctcctgccgTTCCTCCCGTTGGTTCTCCTGTTGCTCCTGTTGtttctcctgctgttcctcctgttgttcctcctgctgttcctcctgttcctcctgccgTTCCTCCCGTTGGTTCTCCTGttgctcctcctgctgttcctctggttgtttctcctgctgttcctctggttgtttctcctgctgttcctctggttgtttctcctgctgttcctctggttgtttctcctgctgttcctccGGTTGTTTCTCTTGCCGTTCCTCTGGTTGCTCTTGCTTTTCCTCCTGCTGTTCCACCTGTTGtttctcctgttcctcctgttgtTTCTCCTGTTGCTCCCGTtgttcctgctgttcctccTTCTGTTCCTCCTGAGGCTGTGTGCTCTGAAGTGTCAGGCTGTTTGGTCTGAAGCGGTCAAGGCATCAGAAATTAAGACACATTCGGTTCGAATCAGTGGGACAACAACATCATAACCCTCCTATAGTAGCTGAGTCTGTAAGTGTCGTCCAATCAGGAGACAGTAACACTAGAAAACAGGTGTGATGATGAACACGATCAgcctacacatacacactgagaTTCTGTAAATTCTTCACTTCCTCATCGATTGGTCcaacaaattcttaattaaATTGTCGAAAAATACAGTTTTAGATTTTTGACACAGAAAACAGTTTTGGCTGAAACTCTCatcatggatggatggatggatttacCTCGCGCCTCTGTACTTCAGCACGAAGTTTATCCACCTGCAAAGAGTTTCACAGAGTCAGAAAGGGAAGGAGAACACGTGAAATCACAGGATCATAATCTTAGAAGCTTTGATTATAAAGATAATTAATTATTCACCAGCTCATTAATACAACAACTAAACAAGAGCGCATCAATTAGCAGAGCTGTGATGAACTAGATAACTACAACTTTATTTAAgtagaaaaaacaataaaactacTAAAACTCCAGATAAAAAGGACAGACAGATTTACCTGCAGCTTTAGTTTTTCCAGTTGAAGAGTCTCCTGCAAAGagttttaaaagtgaaaatcaGTTTAACAATTAAGCCTGTGAGTAACAATTAAATCTTTTAAACTGATCTCTTAAACAAATGTAATTGTTGTACGGATTTTcaataaaaactcaaaatgaTGCTCTGTTAGTAACGTTGTGATGAGAAAAGTCTCAGATCACCAAACTTACTAGGACTAATCCTCTGAAGAGGATCAGTGTCTGTATAAAGTTTATGGTAATCTATCAATTGATTGAGATATTTCAGAGTTAGACCAACAAGGCTGCTAAAGATCCAGATGAAAGTAAGAAGACATGAAGCTCAACATGGAGGGAGCAGGTGGCAGTTCATTACCTGACTAACTGCCTCATGAGAGGGTTTAGTTTCGTTGTCAATCAGTTCTTCAGCCACATCGAAACATTCTGTCCATGGATCactttctattttatttttgatttcttCAGTCAACTTGTCTTTTGCTGCTGTTGTCAGAATCTCTCTCAGaacattttcttcctctttcaaaATCACTTTGTAATAATGAATTTCTCTGCAACAATTTGAATATTTGCCACAGCATTTCATCAATCTAAATAAGGACATCAAGGCAGCTGCAAGAACGGCACCGAAGATGATCCAGAGGCCGATGAACTGAAAAAGAGGCAACAAGGATTAAATAACAGAAGATGCAATAATTTTACTCTTGAGATCACAAGTTTACAAAAGATCCTGAGCCCATCAGGCCTGACACCACAATCATAGATCACAACATTAATGCCCATATATCATTTATGAAATACAATCTTTGTGTCCACACTACACCCTGCATTTGCAGCTTTACTATTTATACATGAAGACCAGTTCAATAATATAATagaattattttgtttactgtcattttaaaaagactGTGACTAAATTATCATGTcatcttttcaaaataacaaataagATATAATTATTCCAACCTCAGCTGTTCTCACCCTCAGTTTAGCAGAACTATGTTCAGATTATACTCAGACTGATCTGATGAGCcgtaaaacagcagaaaaacacagactgtcATGATTTGTATGAAGAAAAACTCACCGAGGAGAAACCTTTAAGTCCAGCGATGATTTTTTGTTCCTCTGCTGtgatgttcttgtttttgtccttgCAGGCTAAGTCTGGATGTTGTTCGGACTCAGAATTATGGCAGCAAACGTACCAGTCTCCATCGATTAACACAGATACAACCCACAGCAGACTGATGACAGCTGCCTTGATAATGCGATACAACAAAACCAGGAtatatttgcatttgttttctgaTCTGCAGCACTGTACACATGTACAGGCACATATATATTTCCAGGCTCTCTGAAAGGTCTTGTCCATCCAGatttgtaaaacaaataaaataaaagatggcAGAACCATGTATGTTTGGCAGTAATCCTGTTGCCGGTCACAAGAACACTCCAAATCCCTCTCAAGCACAACATTGTAAACAAAAATTCCAATGACTATAACATAAGTGCTGAGTTCTTTGAAAGGAAATTTTGAAAAGACGCTGTTCATCTTTAATGCAAAGTCTGTATCTGTTGCTGGTCACCACTGAATATAATAAGTGGACACCACACCTCCCTGATAGAGGAAGGAAGCTTATCACTGAAGCGGTTGTGAGTTCTTGACATCTGTTTGACTGCAACATGCCCATCTGTCATGTCCTCGCTtttgaaataaaaccacaacataCGTTGCCCCTAGGTTACAGTAAAACATGGAAATATTGAGCTCATCTTCCACAAAGAGGTCATGATAAATAGATGACTTGAGGGAAat from Sparus aurata chromosome 7, fSpaAur1.1, whole genome shotgun sequence carries:
- the LOC115585688 gene encoding LOW QUALITY PROTEIN: ataxin-8-like (The sequence of the model RefSeq protein was modified relative to this genomic sequence to represent the inferred CDS: substituted 1 base at 1 genomic stop codon), with the protein product MRKPNSLTLQSTQPQEEQKEEQQEQREQQEKQQEEQEKQQEEQQEEQQKEQQEKQQEQQENQREERQEEQQEKQQVEQQEEQQDXPEERQEKQQEEQQEKQPEEQQEEQQKEQENQREERQEEQEEQQEKQQVEQQEEQQDQPEERQERQQEK